One Maribacter cobaltidurans genomic window carries:
- a CDS encoding mobile mystery protein B — translation MGLNFDYQDGQTPLDVEEKEGLKIKSITTQGELDEFEQLNIEKAVEWTIHTNFKPEKILTEKFIKDLHKRMYGDVWKWAGEFRKTEKNIGVPWTQIGIDLKNLMDDTKYWIENKSYSPEEITIKFKHRLVSIHCFPNGNGRHSRLMADIIIESIFGQKIFPWHQSNMVEPNETRKAYINALKYADNGDIEPLLDFAKNQTDK, via the coding sequence ATGGGATTAAATTTTGATTATCAGGATGGTCAAACCCCTTTAGACGTAGAAGAAAAGGAAGGTCTCAAAATTAAGTCCATTACTACCCAAGGAGAATTGGATGAATTTGAACAATTGAACATTGAAAAAGCGGTTGAATGGACGATTCATACAAATTTCAAACCTGAGAAAATATTAACTGAAAAATTTATCAAGGATTTACATAAAAGAATGTACGGCGATGTTTGGAAATGGGCTGGGGAGTTTAGAAAAACCGAAAAAAATATTGGGGTTCCATGGACACAAATCGGGATTGATTTAAAAAATCTAATGGATGACACAAAGTATTGGATAGAAAATAAATCATATTCCCCTGAAGAAATTACTATTAAATTCAAACACCGACTTGTCTCAATTCATTGTTTCCCAAATGGAAATGGGAGGCATTCCAGGTTGATGGCGGATATTATTATAGAATCCATATTCGGACAAAAAATATTCCCGTGGCATCAATCTAATATGGTTGAACCCAATGAAACAAGAAAAGCATATATCAATGCTTTAAAATATGCTGACAACGGAGATATTGAGCCATTGCTTGATTTTGCAAAAAACCAAACCGACAAATAA
- a CDS encoding mobile mystery protein A: MRNKRKLLVEQLNQKLFPFLESRKVVVPERGWINAIRTSLNMTMAQLGAKLNITRQGVKNIEESEAYGRISLNSLKDVAHAMDLKLVYALVPQNGTINDLIQNKAEKLAQKIVLRTNQNMKLEDQGIGDEKISQTIRELAEEIRREMRKSLWD; the protein is encoded by the coding sequence ATGAGAAATAAACGAAAACTTTTAGTTGAGCAGTTGAACCAAAAACTATTCCCATTCCTTGAATCAAGAAAGGTTGTGGTTCCAGAGCGTGGTTGGATAAATGCAATTCGAACCTCACTTAACATGACCATGGCCCAGCTTGGTGCCAAATTAAATATTACGAGACAAGGGGTAAAAAATATTGAAGAAAGCGAAGCCTATGGCAGGATATCGTTAAATTCATTAAAAGACGTGGCCCATGCGATGGACTTAAAATTAGTCTATGCACTGGTCCCACAAAATGGCACCATTAACGATTTAATTCAAAACAAAGCTGAGAAGTTGGCTCAAAAGATAGTCTTGCGAACCAATCAAAATATGAAATTGGAAGACCAAGGAATAGGAGATGAAAAGATTTCCCAAACAATCAGGGAACTTGCAGAGGAAATAAGACGAGAAATGAGAAAATCACTATGGGATTAA
- a CDS encoding exodeoxyribonuclease III, whose protein sequence is MKLVSWNVNGIRASVKKGFEEVVSDFDADVFCFQETKAQDDQVEEALKGITDYELFTNSAEKKGYSGTGILSKQKPISFGSDMGIEDHDMEGRISYAEYDAFYLVNVYVPNSGNGLKRLDYRSGWDKDFTDYLLNLSKKKPLIITGDFNVAHTENDLANPKSNYNKTSGFTQVEIDGFEHMLSTLKVKDSFRTLHPDTFDKYTFWSMRGGARSRNVGWRIDYFLVSESLWPKVKSAEIHDQIMGSDHCPISLEIDI, encoded by the coding sequence ATGAAATTAGTATCGTGGAATGTCAATGGTATCAGGGCTTCCGTCAAGAAAGGCTTTGAAGAAGTGGTCTCCGATTTTGATGCCGATGTTTTTTGTTTTCAGGAGACCAAGGCACAGGACGATCAGGTGGAAGAGGCCCTAAAAGGCATCACAGATTACGAACTGTTTACCAATAGCGCGGAGAAAAAAGGGTATTCCGGAACAGGAATTTTATCAAAGCAGAAACCCATTTCTTTTGGTAGCGATATGGGCATTGAGGACCATGATATGGAGGGTAGGATTTCCTATGCGGAATATGATGCATTTTATTTGGTCAATGTCTATGTGCCCAATAGTGGAAACGGACTGAAGCGATTGGACTACCGCTCCGGGTGGGACAAGGACTTTACCGATTATCTATTGAATCTTTCCAAAAAGAAACCGTTGATCATTACGGGCGATTTTAATGTGGCCCATACCGAAAACGATTTGGCCAACCCAAAATCCAACTACAACAAGACCTCCGGATTTACACAGGTGGAAATCGATGGTTTTGAGCATATGTTGTCCACTTTAAAGGTAAAGGACAGTTTTAGGACGCTGCACCCGGATACCTTTGATAAATATACCTTCTGGAGCATGCGCGGCGGTGCCCGAAGCAGAAACGTAGGTTGGCGTATCGATTATTTTTTGGTGAGCGAATCGCTGTGGCCCAAAGTGAAGTCGGCGGAAATCCATGACCAGATTATGGGCAGCGACCATTGTCCCATCAGTTTGGAAATAGATATATGA
- a CDS encoding aminopeptidase P family protein — translation MKYEQIPNSLFIKNRQKFMDSMRPKSIAVFNSNDIYPIGADSVLPFEQHRDIFYLSGADQEETILLLFPDAMDKKHREILFVRETNDHIAVWEGAKLTKEKATEVSGIQTIYWLKEFDKIFFDLMTEADTIYFNTNEHYRQAVETQTREDRFIQKCKQEYPAHQMAKSNPILQEIRGIKEPEELELMQMACNITEKGFRRLLGFVKPGVMEYEVEAELLHEFIRNRSKGFAYPPIIASGNNANVLHYLENNKPCKDGDMLLMDVAAEYANYSSDLTRTIPVNGRFTKRQKEVYNAVLRVKDEATKLLVPGTLWSEYHKECGKLMTSELLGLGLLDKADVQNENPEWPAYKKYFMHGTSHHIGLNTHDYGALKTPMKANMVFTVEPGIYIPAENMGIRLEDDVVIQENGAPFNLMRNIPIEADEIEELMNA, via the coding sequence ATGAAATACGAACAGATACCGAATTCCCTTTTTATAAAGAACCGTCAAAAATTTATGGACAGTATGCGTCCCAAAAGTATTGCGGTGTTCAACTCCAATGACATTTATCCTATTGGGGCCGATAGTGTTCTGCCCTTTGAGCAACATCGGGATATTTTCTATTTAAGTGGGGCCGACCAAGAGGAAACCATTCTATTATTGTTTCCAGATGCGATGGACAAAAAACACCGGGAAATTCTGTTCGTTCGTGAAACCAACGACCACATTGCCGTTTGGGAAGGTGCAAAATTGACCAAGGAAAAGGCAACGGAAGTGTCGGGAATACAGACTATTTATTGGTTAAAGGAATTCGATAAAATATTCTTTGATCTGATGACGGAAGCTGATACCATTTACTTCAATACGAATGAGCATTATCGGCAGGCTGTGGAAACCCAAACCCGCGAGGATCGCTTCATCCAAAAGTGTAAACAGGAATATCCGGCCCATCAAATGGCGAAAAGCAACCCGATACTTCAGGAAATCCGTGGGATTAAGGAACCGGAGGAACTGGAATTGATGCAAATGGCCTGTAACATTACCGAGAAAGGTTTCCGCAGGCTGTTGGGCTTTGTAAAGCCCGGCGTTATGGAGTATGAAGTGGAGGCTGAGCTATTGCACGAATTTATACGGAACCGTTCCAAGGGATTTGCCTATCCACCCATCATCGCCTCGGGGAATAATGCCAATGTACTGCACTATTTAGAAAACAATAAACCGTGTAAGGATGGTGATATGCTCCTGATGGATGTAGCCGCGGAGTATGCCAACTATTCCAGCGACCTTACCCGGACCATACCTGTGAACGGGCGATTCACCAAAAGGCAAAAAGAAGTCTATAACGCTGTATTGCGAGTGAAGGACGAAGCCACCAAATTGTTGGTTCCGGGAACACTGTGGTCCGAATATCATAAGGAATGTGGTAAGCTCATGACCTCGGAGTTATTGGGGCTCGGACTGTTGGACAAGGCCGATGTACAAAATGAAAATCCGGAGTGGCCGGCCTATAAAAAATACTTTATGCATGGTACAAGCCATCACATTGGGTTGAACACCCATGACTATGGTGCGTTAAAAACACCTATGAAAGCCAATATGGTCTTTACGGTAGAGCCGGGGATTTACATTCCTGCGGAAAATATGGGTATCCGTTTAGAGGATGATGTGGTTATCCAGGAAAATGGAGCCCCCTTCAATTTAATGCGCAATATCCCCATAGAAGCAGATGAAATAGAAGAATTGATGAATGCTTAA